The following proteins come from a genomic window of Neofelis nebulosa isolate mNeoNeb1 chromosome 5, mNeoNeb1.pri, whole genome shotgun sequence:
- the LOC131512764 gene encoding keratin-associated protein 21-1-like → MCCNYYGNSCGGCGSGCGCGYGCGYGSRYGCGYGSGCGSGCGSGCGSGCGSGCGSGCGSGCGYGSGRGYGSKGGYGCGYSSRYGCGYGCGSGSGCGYGSKGGYGCGFSSRYGCGYGCGY, encoded by the coding sequence ATGTGTTGTAACTACTACGGAAACTCCTGTGGCGGCTGTGGCTCTGGCTGTGGCTGTGGATATGGATGTGGCTATGGCTCCCGCTATGGCTGCGGCTATGGCTCTGGCTGTGGCTCTGGCTGTGGCTCTGGCTGTGGCTCTGGATGTGGCTCTGGCTGTGGCTCTGGATGTGGCTCTGGCTGTGGCTATGGCTCTGGCCGAGGATATGGTTCTAAAGGCGGATATGGCTGTGGATACAGCTCCCGCTATGGCTGCGGATATGGCtgtggctctggctctggctgtgGATATGGCTCCAAAGGCGGATACGGCTGTGGGTTCAGCTCCCGCTATGGCTGCGGCTATGGCTGTGGCTACTAA